A part of Anaerolineae bacterium genomic DNA contains:
- a CDS encoding GAF domain-containing sensor histidine kinase, with translation MNLAVLLNEQRNVIAQRWAELIQREMPYTRYGQCSIEQIAYFNQVAIELILSLIHNPQDIPAWIFDEPRRKYLALGIPLSDMIESGLLLQEALCREVLQGAGDTLYRDILPELQYYIRKFVALVVDYYAGQLNHQLEEQRSRLAFVLDIIRRASRTLSVEQQIDLVIQSLKASLGTEHGMLYVLNEERTAGILWGDIDAFPPAQDPNVRESLRYPLPLLNTLFTHKVAAAGRPIVYQESTSGPDDEITQTCRRWNVRAMLGIPLAVEDRMVAVGLLFSTASAPPISEEKVNLAVDVAKALAPALGNALLHERVKQLAIIEERTRLAQELHDDLAQLLGAMQLKASLAEQLLAEGALDQTRSLLVDLQETLSRAYVDMREIIFNLRVAGAGGKAPLLPALQEYLADLKRFYGIDVALEVKGTISAQLSEHERLQVIRIIQEALTNARKHANATQIGLRLSQDAHTLKICVKDDGLGFDPERMETIGKERFGLQVMRERAASISASITLFSQPGQGTRLTLELPLAAGRGGVQ, from the coding sequence ATGAATCTCGCAGTGCTCCTCAATGAACAGAGGAACGTCATCGCCCAACGATGGGCGGAACTGATCCAGCGCGAGATGCCCTATACGCGCTACGGCCAGTGCAGTATCGAGCAGATTGCCTACTTCAATCAGGTCGCCATCGAACTCATCCTCTCGCTGATCCATAACCCACAGGACATCCCCGCCTGGATTTTCGACGAACCGCGCAGGAAATACCTGGCGCTGGGCATCCCGTTGAGCGACATGATCGAATCGGGCCTGCTCCTGCAGGAGGCGCTGTGCAGAGAGGTGCTCCAGGGCGCCGGCGATACGCTGTACCGCGACATCCTGCCCGAACTGCAGTATTACATCCGCAAATTTGTCGCCCTGGTCGTAGATTATTACGCCGGCCAGCTTAACCACCAGCTCGAGGAACAGCGCTCCCGCCTGGCCTTCGTCCTCGACATCATCCGCCGCGCCAGCCGCACCCTCTCCGTCGAACAGCAGATTGACCTGGTCATCCAGAGCCTGAAGGCGTCCCTTGGCACCGAACACGGTATGCTCTATGTCCTGAACGAGGAGCGCACCGCCGGCATACTGTGGGGCGATATCGACGCCTTTCCCCCTGCCCAAGACCCCAATGTCCGCGAATCGTTGCGGTATCCACTGCCGCTTTTGAACACTCTTTTCACACACAAAGTGGCTGCCGCCGGCCGGCCGATAGTATACCAGGAAAGCACGTCCGGGCCGGATGACGAGATCACCCAGACCTGCCGACGGTGGAACGTGCGGGCCATGTTGGGTATCCCGCTCGCCGTGGAGGATCGCATGGTGGCGGTAGGACTTCTTTTCTCCACCGCTTCCGCTCCCCCCATTTCCGAGGAGAAGGTCAACCTGGCGGTGGACGTGGCCAAGGCACTGGCGCCGGCGCTGGGCAACGCCCTGCTTCACGAGCGGGTGAAACAACTGGCGATCATCGAGGAGCGCACCCGCCTGGCGCAGGAGCTTCACGATGACCTGGCGCAACTGCTTGGCGCCATGCAGTTGAAGGCTTCTCTGGCGGAGCAACTGCTCGCCGAGGGCGCCCTGGACCAAACCCGCTCCCTGTTGGTGGATCTGCAGGAGACGTTGAGCAGAGCATACGTGGACATGCGCGAGATCATCTTTAATCTGCGCGTCGCCGGCGCCGGCGGCAAAGCCCCGCTCCTGCCGGCCCTCCAGGAATACCTGGCGGACCTGAAACGCTTTTACGGCATTGACGTGGCGCTGGAGGTGAAAGGGACGATCTCGGCTCAACTCTCCGAGCATGAGCGTCTGCAGGTCATTCGCATCATCCAGGAGGCGCTCACCAACGCTCGCAAACACGCGAACGCCACCCAGATCGGCCTGCGCCTCTCTCAGGACGCCCATACCCTCAAAATTTGCGTCAAGGACGATGGCCTGGGGTTTGACCCGGAGCGGATGGAGACCATCGGCAAAGAGCGCTTCGGACTGCAGGTCATGCGCGAGCGTGCCGCCAGCATCAGCGCCTCGATCACCCTTTTCTCGCAGCCCGGGCAGGGGACCCGCCTCACGCTCGAACTGCCGCTGGCGGCCGGCCGAGGAGGTGTGCAGTGA
- a CDS encoding response regulator transcription factor has protein sequence MVVDDHLLFRRGVLAALASRPHIEVVGEAGNGEEAVQLARQTQPDVILMDIAMPVCSGLEATRQIKRELPRIKIIMLTVSEEDEALFEAVRAGAEGYLLKDLKVNQLFEAIESVVRGEAPLSGAIAAKLLREFQRSIPSHAAPAELTETLSEREIEILTLVGQGLSNKEIAGRLYISESTVKNHLRTILDKLHLRNRIQAAIYASRIGLVKDVL, from the coding sequence CTGGTGGTGGATGACCATTTGCTGTTCCGCCGCGGCGTCCTGGCGGCCCTGGCATCCCGCCCCCATATCGAGGTCGTCGGCGAGGCCGGCAACGGCGAGGAGGCCGTCCAACTGGCGCGCCAGACCCAACCGGACGTCATCCTCATGGATATTGCCATGCCGGTATGCAGTGGGTTGGAGGCTACTCGCCAGATCAAGCGCGAACTGCCGCGCATCAAGATCATTATGCTCACAGTCTCGGAAGAGGATGAGGCGTTGTTCGAGGCGGTGCGCGCCGGCGCCGAGGGCTACCTCCTCAAGGACCTGAAGGTCAACCAGCTCTTCGAAGCCATCGAATCCGTGGTGCGCGGCGAGGCGCCCCTTTCCGGCGCCATCGCCGCCAAACTCCTGCGGGAATTCCAGCGCTCCATTCCCTCGCATGCCGCCCCAGCGGAGCTTACCGAAACCCTCTCCGAGCGGGAGATCGAAATCCTCACCCTGGTCGGCCAGGGCCTATCCAACAAAGAGATCGCCGGCCGGCTGTATATTTCCGAGAGCACGGTGAAGAATCACCTGCGCACTATCCTGGACAAGCTCCATCTACGCAACCGCATCCAGGCCGCCATTTACGCCTCACGCATCGGGCTGGTGAAGGACGTGCTCTGA
- a CDS encoding GTP-binding protein, with product MDSVLAMTAHTHACCEDPTIPPARHLRKPVTLVTGFLGAGKTTLINHLLSLRRPAERVEVVLREFGEVGIDQELIEDEAVNVQVFAGNSIFIDPQTKLLWDLERLYSRCDRLGTGQFSWQEVDFDRVLLESSGLDIPEYMVTLFYIDRIRNHFRLDAVIAVVDAQFGELNLDEYRKAREQVCLADVLLLNKIDLAAPEQITRLERRLYRLNPLAKLYHTLYCRAGREALIDVDLFDGIPGFDLLPEAAQRHTHGHNEEVPVDDFQSVVLTETRPLDKDKVNAWISDLITHSGKKILRGKGVLWFAGYDHRFVFQCVRTAFHSKADRLWKPDEARGTTIVFIGEGIAELAKEWQRGLSACVTTSEKGG from the coding sequence ATGGACTCCGTACTGGCTATGACAGCGCACACCCATGCATGCTGTGAGGACCCCACCATCCCGCCGGCGCGCCACCTGCGCAAGCCGGTCACCCTGGTGACTGGCTTCCTGGGCGCCGGCAAGACCACCCTCATCAACCACCTCCTCTCCCTGCGCCGGCCGGCCGAGCGCGTGGAAGTGGTCCTGCGGGAGTTTGGCGAGGTGGGCATTGACCAGGAGCTCATCGAAGACGAGGCGGTCAATGTCCAGGTTTTCGCCGGCAATTCCATCTTCATTGACCCCCAGACCAAGCTCCTCTGGGACCTGGAACGCCTGTACTCCCGCTGTGACCGTCTTGGCACGGGCCAATTCTCCTGGCAGGAAGTGGATTTCGACCGCGTACTGCTGGAATCGAGCGGCCTCGACATCCCGGAGTACATGGTCACGCTTTTCTACATTGACCGCATCCGCAATCACTTCCGGCTGGATGCAGTGATAGCGGTGGTAGACGCCCAGTTCGGCGAGCTGAACCTGGACGAGTACCGCAAGGCCCGCGAACAAGTCTGCCTGGCGGATGTGCTCCTGCTCAACAAGATTGACCTGGCCGCACCCGAGCAGATCACCCGGCTGGAGCGCCGGCTGTACCGCCTGAACCCCCTCGCCAAGCTGTACCACACCCTGTACTGCCGGGCCGGCCGCGAGGCCCTCATCGACGTGGACCTGTTCGACGGCATCCCCGGCTTTGACCTGCTTCCCGAAGCCGCCCAACGTCACACCCACGGCCACAACGAGGAGGTACCTGTGGACGACTTCCAGAGCGTGGTGCTCACCGAAACCCGCCCATTGGACAAGGACAAGGTCAACGCCTGGATCAGCGACCTCATCACCCACAGCGGCAAGAAGATCCTGCGCGGCAAGGGGGTGCTGTGGTTTGCCGGCTACGACCACCGCTTCGTCTTCCAGTGCGTGCGCACCGCCTTCCACTCCAAGGCGGACCGGCTCTGGAAGCCGGATGAAGCGCGCGGTACCACCATCGTGTTTATCGGCGAGGGCATCGCCGAACTGGCAAAGGAGTGGCAGCGCGGTCTGAGCGCCTGCGTCACAACATCAGAGAAAGGAGGGTGA